AGCCGCTAAAGTCGGAATTTGTTCAAGTAGATCATCAGGAGTTTGAATCACTTTACAAGGAATCGTGACCCCTTCCATCCCCTCAACCCATTGAGATGATGACCGTTGACTATCAGCATCTACTAATAAGACCGTTTTCTTCTGTTTCACCACCAACCAATAAGCTAGATGTACCGAAGTCGTTGACTTGCTGACACCTCCCTTCTGATTGACTAAACTAATGATTGCCATACTGACTTACTGAATTCTTTACTTGATTACTGCGTTACTCACTTACTGCATTTAGACTTTAACCCAGTAGCGATAAGTTCCCTAACCGTCTATCATTATTTAAACACTTAAATGCTGCATTACTGCAAACCCTAAGTAAATGAACCGATATCCCAAGAACTGGAAAACCATAGCGCACATCATCAAAGAAGCTGCGGGGTGGCGTTGTGCTAAGTGTGGGACTCAGTGTATTAAACCAGGGGAGAATGTCTCAAAGGGGTATGGAAAGAATACGTGCAAAATCGGTCACGATGTAAAGTTTTCTAAACAACCATGTATATACTAAGATTTGTCCATGTATATACTAGGAGGAGAGCAAGGCCAAGAATCAACCGATGAATCAATATTCAGGAACTCAAAAGAAATCGCCAAGACGACCACACGCAGAAGATGGAACGTTTACGCCTGACTATGCAGGAGAAACAAAACGATTAAGAAGCATGAGATTAACCGATACAGCATGGGAATTGCTGGCAGAAATTGCCGAAAAAAATCACATTACCAGAACAGAAGTTATTGAACTTTTTGCTAGAGGAGAAGACTTATATTAAAAGGTTAAAACCATCAAATCATCTAATTGTGGAGGAGTTTGCGTTAAATCAAGAAAATAATCGCCAAACCGTTTTATATGACTGGTTAAATAAGGACTCAAAGCTGAAACATCTTCTTTGTCTAAAAAATAGCCTTCTCTTTGAAGTTGCTGTAAGACCTCCGTTAAGTCAACAACATTCTGAAAAATGACCGCATTTGCTACCAAATCATTATACTTGATGCGCTTTTCCATTTCCTCTCTATCATTAGAATTAATGATACTATCACCGCCAAAAAAGAACCATTTAGAAAACCCATGATAAGCCTCTACTTTATTCGTTGCTGCGGTAATTTGTCGTCTTAATTTACCATCAGAAATATATTCTAATAAAAAAATCGTGCGGATGACTCGACCTAATTCACGGAACGCTTTATATAAGCGATTTTTTCGACTATAGTTGCCTAACTTTCGGAGGATAGCAGCACTAGAAATTTTCCCCGTATAAATGGATAAAACAACCTGCATCAAATCTGTCCAATGGGTTCTTAGAAGTTCCCAATTAATAGAGTCTTTAAACAAAGAATCAATATGCTGATAAACAGTCTCTTTCTCAGGACGGTAAAAAATCAAATCTTGCCAATTCCTGATTCTCGGCATTAATTGAATCCCCAAAAGATAAGATAAAGCAAAGACAGGGGTAGATTGACCTTGAGTATCACCATGAATTTTTTGAGGTTGAAGTGTAGACTTATTTTGAAGAAGTCCTTCGAGAATATAAACCGCTTCCCATGTCCCACAGGGGATAAAATGACTGAACAAAGCAATATATTTATCCGCCACATGATGATAGGCAATTCCCCCATATCCCCCATAACGAATATGATATTCAGATAACAAATTCTGCTCTCTCACATCATATTTAGTGCCATCGGCGGCGGCCGAATCTCCTTGCCCCCAAAATTGAGGTAAATCTAAAACATTATAACGATTAATAATATCAGTAATACCGCGATTTAATTGCTCAATACTAATATGACGACTATTAATATTAGAGAGAGATTTCGCATTAACTATTCCTCTCATGTGACGAGCCGCTTGAGAGGCTCCCAAATTACAACCATAGGTGAAA
This DNA window, taken from Crocosphaera sp. UHCC 0190, encodes the following:
- a CDS encoding transcriptional regulator, with the protein product MNQYSGTQKKSPRRPHAEDGTFTPDYAGETKRLRSMRLTDTAWELLAEIAEKNHITRTEVIELFARGEDLY